A region from the Onthophagus taurus isolate NC chromosome 8, IU_Otau_3.0, whole genome shotgun sequence genome encodes:
- the LOC111425673 gene encoding long-chain-fatty-acid--CoA ligase ACSBG2, whose protein sequence is MSVQMNGISHDNNNKKPSNGPDQIIPAENLYTADPTGCVKIRMPNNSKDLSGNPPLSVPGLLKRTVSNYPDSIALCTKLPDGKWHKITYREYQQQVRLVAKAFIALGLERYHSVCILGFNSPEWFISDLAAIHAGGFAAGIYTTNTAEACFYCAENSRANIIVVQDSKQLEKILSIKSRLPHLKAIIQYEGIPDKPDVLSWKRVLQIGREQSDEKLENVLKTMGANECCTLVYTSGTVGNPKAVMLTHDNLTWDAIAIGERIGGLKDGMESIVSYLPLSHVAAQVVDIYITMSVAASVHFADPNALKGSLVNTLKEVRPTRFLAVPRVWEKMHEKMMQIAASGGIIQKMIASWAKNNSLQHYMKKMNGVESSTFGYSVASSVIFKKIKEALGLERCKTFVSAAAPLAADIKKYFFSIDLPIMEAFGMSEAAGAHTLGVLDAFGFDTIGPTIPGMQTKLHNKDAQGHGEICMYGRHVFMGYLNEPEKTKDTLDEEGWLHSGDIGRIDERGLVYITGRLKELLITAGGENVPPVPIEQLVKAELQHVSNCVLIGDKRKFLSLLVTLKTEVDPDTAAPLDKLTPEVKDWLSSLGCPASTIPEVLKAGPDPKLLQAIQGGIDRVNKQATSNAQKIQKFALLPKDFSIPTGELGPTLKLKRNVILEKYGDIIDRFYD, encoded by the exons ATGTCAGTACAAATGAATGGAATATCacatgataataataataaaaaacctaGTAATg gtcCGGATCAAATAATTCCCGCTGAAAATTTATACACAGCTGATCCAACAGGATGCGTTAAAATTCGAATGCCAAATAATAGTAAAGATTTATCAGGAAACCCTCCATTGTCGGTTCCGggattattaaaaagaactgTATCAAATTATCCCGATAGTATTGCTCTTTGTACTAAGTTACCTGATGGAAAATGGCACAAAATTACTTACAG agaaTACCAACAACAAGTCCGTCTTGTCGCCAAAGCATTTATTGCTTTAGGATTGGAAAGATATCATTCGGTATGCATTTTAGGGTTTAACAGCCCCGAATGGTTCATATCAGATTTGGCAGCTATTCACGCCgg tggATTCGCCGCTGGTATATACACGACAAACACGGCTGAGGCTTGTTTTTATTGCGCGGAAAATAGCAGAGCCAATATCATTGTCGTCCAAGATAGCAAACAATTGGAGAAAATTCTTTCCATCAAATCGAGATTGCCTCATTTAAAAGCAATTATTCAATACGAGGGGATCCCTGATAAACCAGACGTTTTAAGc tggAAAAGAGTGCTTCAAATCGGCAGAGAGCAAAGCGATGAAAAACTTGAGAATGTTCTCAAAACTATGGGTGCAAACGAATGTTGTACTCTAGTATACACT tctGGAACTGTAGGAAATCCAAAAGCTGTAATGTTAACCCACGATAACTTAACATGGGACGCTATAGCTATAGGTGAAAGAATAGGTGGCTTAAAAGACGGAATGGAATCCATCGTAAGTTATCTTCCATTAAGTCACGTCGCAGCCCAAGTCGTCGATATTTACATCACCATGTCAGTCGCTGCTTCGGTCCACTTCGCTGATCCAAACGCTCTTAAAGGAAGCTTGGTTAACACATTAAAAGAAGTTAGACCAACCAGATTCTTAGCTGTACCAAGAGTTTGGGAGAAAATGCATGAAAAAATGATGCAAATTGCAGCTAGTGGCGGTATTATCCAAAAAATGATCGCCAGTTGGGCTAAAAATAACAGTTTACAAcattatatgaaaaaaatgaatgg tgtCGAATCGAGCACATTTGGTTATTCAGTGGCTAGCTccgtaattttcaaaaaaattaaagaagctCTCGGTTTAGAAAGGTGTAAAACATTCGTATCAGCGGCCGCGCCGTTGGCGGCAgacatcaaaaaatatttcttcagTATAGATTTACCTATAATGGAAGCTTTTGGTATGTCGGAAGCTGCCGGAGCGCACACTTTGGGAGTTTTAGACGCTTTTGGTTTTGATACAATCGGACCAACGATACCCGGCATGCAAACAAAACTTCATAACAAAGATGCTCAAGGTCATGGCGAAATTTGCATGTATGGAAGGCATGTGTTTATGGGTTATTTAAATGAACCAGAAAAAACTAAAGACACTTTGGATGAAGAAGGTTGGTTACATTCCGGTGATATTGGAAGAATTGATGAAAGAGGTTTGGTGTATATTACTGGTAGATTGAAGGAATTGTTAATTACCGCTGGAGGCGAAAATGTACCTCCAGTTCCTATTGAACAATTGGTGAAAGCGGAATTGCAACATGTTAGCAATTGCGTCTTAATTGGTGATAAACGCAAGTTCTTGTCTTTGTTGGTTACTTTGAAAACGGAAGTTGACCCCGACACTGCAGCTCCTTTAGATAAATTAACACCAGAAGTGAAAGATTGGTTGTCGAGTTTGGGATGTCCAGCATCTACGATTCCTGAAGTACTTAAAGCTGGACCTGATCCGAAATTATTGCAAGCTATTCAAGGCGGAATTGATAGAGTTAACAAGCAAGCTACCTCTAATgctcaaaaaattcaaaagttTGCTTTGTTACCTAAAGATTTCTCTATTCCTACTGGTGAATTAG gtcctacacttaaattaaaacgtaACGTAATCCTGGAAAAATATGGCGATATTATAGATAGGTTCTAtgattaa
- the LOC111425579 gene encoding putative SERF-like protein: MTRGNQRELARAKNQRKQLESSKKKPSGGDGLTLEQRKFRDAEMMREKQRKKEDAVPSQNKK, encoded by the exons atgacac GCGGAAATCAACGCGAATTGGCCAGGGCTAAGAATCAAAGGAAACAACTCGAAAGTTCTAAAAAGAAACCTTCCGGGGGGGACGGCCTAACGTTGGAACAGAGAAAATTTCG GGATGCGGAAATGATGAGAGAAAAACAACGCAAAAAAGAAGATGCGGTACCcagccaaaataaaaaataa